In Rhineura floridana isolate rRhiFlo1 chromosome 1, rRhiFlo1.hap2, whole genome shotgun sequence, the following proteins share a genomic window:
- the KRI1 gene encoding protein KRI1 homolog isoform X1 produces the protein MPAQQELRINAAFAARYGRYRRREELQRLQDRYGDADEDEESSSESESGEEKEKLDSKLDRAFYNTLALLKTKDPQIYQKDATFYSEEDSSSDSEGEKPPSKKKENPMFLKDYERKVILEKAGKYEDEENERGETIKNQKSYVEEQKQLKESFQKFVADSDEDEGECGSLSFLQKRTKSKEEKEHEETDYISWLKGQEMPQAEQALQDLAPLREYWNDPKLDEGERFLRDYILNRRYKEADDGREEEEEEEGVPGAQLAVSDSSDEGELFLKKQEDFERKYNFRFEEPEAQLVKTYPRIITTSVRRKDERRKEKRQEIHERKRKEREQKQEELKQLKNLKRREILERLEKLCEMTGSAASTFQEGDLEGDFDPTQHDQLMAKFFGDEYYGVGEEEKPQFDTEEGIDDEWNWDKWTGKDGSEAEAEMGLQQEEEYQPHCEDPDFVMDADYDPSQQPGPSRKKRKLEVPLLGKKKRRSHFAEAISQEKKPFDPETKTFEQYLDEFYQLDYEDLIEDLPCRFKYHTVIPCSYGLSTKEILAADDKELNRWCSLRKTCMYRSEKEELQDKAAYEQKGQNAWKKKHILKSLQAEVEEVEDAKKPSGKKGKNREKATCQGLPSKELHLPRTGCEEEGLLLRKGDTRMKQVPTISKELEIASPEGLISAHASVQRPKKRSRKGLVLGTKVRVGGLEFSRQRLQAYGLNPKRLHYRQLLREKRRRKPKEGSRQTQQGRASQASCLQSNPTLTPSPSVEV, from the exons ATGCCTGCGCAGCAAGAACTGCGGATCAACGCGGCATTTGCTGCACGTTACGGACGGTACCGGCGGCGTGAGGAGCTGCAACGGC TGCAAGATCGTTATGGAGATGCGGATGAAGATGAGGAGTCGAGTTCGGAATCGGAGTCAGGTGaggaaaaggag AAACTTGACTCGAAACTGGATCGTGCTTTTTACAACACACTGGCCTTGCTGAAAACCAAGGACCCCCAGATTTATCAGAAGGATGCCACATTTTACAGTGAAGAAG ATTCTTCCTCAGACAGTGAGGGTGAGAAGCCACCCTCAAAGAAGAAAGAAAACCCCATGTTTCTGAAGGACTATGAGAGGAAGGTCATCCTGGAGAAGGCAGG TAAATATGAGGATGAAGAAAATGAGAGAGgagaaacaattaaaaatcagaag AGTTATGTAGAAGAACAGAAGCAGCTTAAGGAGAG CTTCCAGAAGTTTGTGGCCGACAGTGATGAAGATGAGGGTGAATGTGGCAGCTTGTCCTTCCTGCAGAAACGGACCAAAAGTAAAGaggagaag GAGCACGAGGAGACAGACTACATCAGCTGGTTGAAAGGTCAAGAGATGCCACAAGCAGAGCAGGCGCTTCAGGACCTG GCGCCCCTTAGAGAATACTGGAATGATCCAAAACTGGATGAGGGTGAGCGGTTCTTGCGGGATTACATCTTAAACAGGCGATACAAAGAGGCAGATgatggaagggaggaagaggaggaggaggaagg GGTACCTGGGGCACAGCTGGCTGTGTCAGATTCATCTGATGAGGGCGAACTGTTCTTAAAGAAGCAAGAGGATTTCGAGCGCAAGTACAACTTCCGCTTTGAAGAACCTGAGGCCCAGTTG GTGAAAACATATCCTCGTATCATTACAACTTCAGTGCGCCGGAAGGATGAGCGCCGGAAGGAGAAGCGCCAGGAGATTCATGAGCGCAAGAGGAAA GAGAGGGAACAAAAGCAGGAGGAGCTGAAGCAGCTGAAGAACCTGAAACGCCGGGAGATTCTGGAACGGTTGGAGAAGCTGTGTGAGATGACTGGTAGCGCAGCCAGCACCTTCCAAGAAGGGGACCTGGAAGGGGACTTTGACCCCACCCAGCATGACCAGCTCATGGCG aAATTCTTTGGGGATGAGTATTATGGAGTTGGTGAGGAAGAGAAACCACAATTTGATACAGAGGAAGGAATTGATG ATGAATGGAATTGGGACAAGTGGACAGGAAAGGATGGTTCTGAAGCAGAAGCTGAGATGGGGCTGCAGCAGGAGGAAGAGTATCAGCCACACTGCGAGGATCCTGACTTTGTG ATGGATGCAGATTATGATCCCTCTCAGCAGCCCGGCCCATCAAGAAAGAAGCGGAAGCTGGAGGTCCCCCTTCTAGGCAAGAAGAAGCGCAGGTCACATTTTGCAGAGGCCATCagtcaggaaaaaaaaccctttgaccCTG AGACAAAGACATTTGAGCAGTACCTGGATGAGTTCTACCAGCTGGACTATGAGGATCTGATAGAGGACCTACCCTGCCGTTTCAAGTACCATACTGTAATCCCCTGCAGTTATGGGCTCTCGACCAAGGAG ATTCTGGCAGCTGATGACAAGGAGCTGAACCGCTGGTGTTCTTTGCggaaaacctgcatgtacag GTCAgaaaaggaggagctgcaggacaAGGCAGCCTACGAGCAGAAAGgccaaaatgcttggaagaagAAACACATTCTCAAATCCCTTCAGGCAGA GGTGGAAGAGGTAGAAGATGCAAAGAAACCTTCAGGCAAGAAAGGAAAGAACAGAGAGAAGGCAACATGTCAGGGCCTGCCTTCTAAAGAGCTGCACCTGCCCAGAACTGGATGCGAGGAGGAAGGGCTGCTGCTTCGCAAGGGAGACACCAGAATGAAACAAGTTCCAACCATCAGCAAGGAACTGGAGATTGCTTCCCCAGAGGGCCTTATTTCTGCCCACGCCAGTGTCCAGAGACCAAAGAAGAGAAGCAGGAAGGGGCTGGTTCTGGGCACCAAGGTGCGGGTGGGGGGCTTGGAGTTCAGCCGCCAGCGGCTCCAAGCCTACGGCCTCAATCCCAAGCGTCTGCACTATCGCCAACTGCTCCGTGAGAAAAGGCGGAGGAAGCCTAAGGAGGGCTCCAGACAGACTCAGCAGGGCCGGGCAAGCCAAGCCTCTTGTCTTCAGAGCAACCCTACTTTGACACCATCTCCTTCCGTGGAGGTGTGA
- the KRI1 gene encoding protein KRI1 homolog isoform X2 yields MEMRMKMRSRVRNRSQKLDSKLDRAFYNTLALLKTKDPQIYQKDATFYSEEDSSSDSEGEKPPSKKKENPMFLKDYERKVILEKAGKYEDEENERGETIKNQKSYVEEQKQLKESFQKFVADSDEDEGECGSLSFLQKRTKSKEEKEHEETDYISWLKGQEMPQAEQALQDLAPLREYWNDPKLDEGERFLRDYILNRRYKEADDGREEEEEEEGVPGAQLAVSDSSDEGELFLKKQEDFERKYNFRFEEPEAQLVKTYPRIITTSVRRKDERRKEKRQEIHERKRKEREQKQEELKQLKNLKRREILERLEKLCEMTGSAASTFQEGDLEGDFDPTQHDQLMAKFFGDEYYGVGEEEKPQFDTEEGIDDEWNWDKWTGKDGSEAEAEMGLQQEEEYQPHCEDPDFVMDADYDPSQQPGPSRKKRKLEVPLLGKKKRRSHFAEAISQEKKPFDPETKTFEQYLDEFYQLDYEDLIEDLPCRFKYHTVIPCSYGLSTKEILAADDKELNRWCSLRKTCMYRSEKEELQDKAAYEQKGQNAWKKKHILKSLQAEVEEVEDAKKPSGKKGKNREKATCQGLPSKELHLPRTGCEEEGLLLRKGDTRMKQVPTISKELEIASPEGLISAHASVQRPKKRSRKGLVLGTKVRVGGLEFSRQRLQAYGLNPKRLHYRQLLREKRRRKPKEGSRQTQQGRASQASCLQSNPTLTPSPSVEV; encoded by the exons ATGGAGATGCGGATGAAGATGAGGAGTCGAGTTCGGAATCGGAGTCAG AAACTTGACTCGAAACTGGATCGTGCTTTTTACAACACACTGGCCTTGCTGAAAACCAAGGACCCCCAGATTTATCAGAAGGATGCCACATTTTACAGTGAAGAAG ATTCTTCCTCAGACAGTGAGGGTGAGAAGCCACCCTCAAAGAAGAAAGAAAACCCCATGTTTCTGAAGGACTATGAGAGGAAGGTCATCCTGGAGAAGGCAGG TAAATATGAGGATGAAGAAAATGAGAGAGgagaaacaattaaaaatcagaag AGTTATGTAGAAGAACAGAAGCAGCTTAAGGAGAG CTTCCAGAAGTTTGTGGCCGACAGTGATGAAGATGAGGGTGAATGTGGCAGCTTGTCCTTCCTGCAGAAACGGACCAAAAGTAAAGaggagaag GAGCACGAGGAGACAGACTACATCAGCTGGTTGAAAGGTCAAGAGATGCCACAAGCAGAGCAGGCGCTTCAGGACCTG GCGCCCCTTAGAGAATACTGGAATGATCCAAAACTGGATGAGGGTGAGCGGTTCTTGCGGGATTACATCTTAAACAGGCGATACAAAGAGGCAGATgatggaagggaggaagaggaggaggaggaagg GGTACCTGGGGCACAGCTGGCTGTGTCAGATTCATCTGATGAGGGCGAACTGTTCTTAAAGAAGCAAGAGGATTTCGAGCGCAAGTACAACTTCCGCTTTGAAGAACCTGAGGCCCAGTTG GTGAAAACATATCCTCGTATCATTACAACTTCAGTGCGCCGGAAGGATGAGCGCCGGAAGGAGAAGCGCCAGGAGATTCATGAGCGCAAGAGGAAA GAGAGGGAACAAAAGCAGGAGGAGCTGAAGCAGCTGAAGAACCTGAAACGCCGGGAGATTCTGGAACGGTTGGAGAAGCTGTGTGAGATGACTGGTAGCGCAGCCAGCACCTTCCAAGAAGGGGACCTGGAAGGGGACTTTGACCCCACCCAGCATGACCAGCTCATGGCG aAATTCTTTGGGGATGAGTATTATGGAGTTGGTGAGGAAGAGAAACCACAATTTGATACAGAGGAAGGAATTGATG ATGAATGGAATTGGGACAAGTGGACAGGAAAGGATGGTTCTGAAGCAGAAGCTGAGATGGGGCTGCAGCAGGAGGAAGAGTATCAGCCACACTGCGAGGATCCTGACTTTGTG ATGGATGCAGATTATGATCCCTCTCAGCAGCCCGGCCCATCAAGAAAGAAGCGGAAGCTGGAGGTCCCCCTTCTAGGCAAGAAGAAGCGCAGGTCACATTTTGCAGAGGCCATCagtcaggaaaaaaaaccctttgaccCTG AGACAAAGACATTTGAGCAGTACCTGGATGAGTTCTACCAGCTGGACTATGAGGATCTGATAGAGGACCTACCCTGCCGTTTCAAGTACCATACTGTAATCCCCTGCAGTTATGGGCTCTCGACCAAGGAG ATTCTGGCAGCTGATGACAAGGAGCTGAACCGCTGGTGTTCTTTGCggaaaacctgcatgtacag GTCAgaaaaggaggagctgcaggacaAGGCAGCCTACGAGCAGAAAGgccaaaatgcttggaagaagAAACACATTCTCAAATCCCTTCAGGCAGA GGTGGAAGAGGTAGAAGATGCAAAGAAACCTTCAGGCAAGAAAGGAAAGAACAGAGAGAAGGCAACATGTCAGGGCCTGCCTTCTAAAGAGCTGCACCTGCCCAGAACTGGATGCGAGGAGGAAGGGCTGCTGCTTCGCAAGGGAGACACCAGAATGAAACAAGTTCCAACCATCAGCAAGGAACTGGAGATTGCTTCCCCAGAGGGCCTTATTTCTGCCCACGCCAGTGTCCAGAGACCAAAGAAGAGAAGCAGGAAGGGGCTGGTTCTGGGCACCAAGGTGCGGGTGGGGGGCTTGGAGTTCAGCCGCCAGCGGCTCCAAGCCTACGGCCTCAATCCCAAGCGTCTGCACTATCGCCAACTGCTCCGTGAGAAAAGGCGGAGGAAGCCTAAGGAGGGCTCCAGACAGACTCAGCAGGGCCGGGCAAGCCAAGCCTCTTGTCTTCAGAGCAACCCTACTTTGACACCATCTCCTTCCGTGGAGGTGTGA